The Dasypus novemcinctus isolate mDasNov1 chromosome 20, mDasNov1.1.hap2, whole genome shotgun sequence genome includes a region encoding these proteins:
- the GPR162 gene encoding probable G-protein coupled receptor 162, translating into MARGGAGVDEASLRSNALSWLACGLLALLANAWIILSISAKQQKHKPLELLLCFLAGTHILMAAVPLTTFAVVQLRRQASSDYDWNESICKVFVSTYYTLALATCFTVASLSYHRMWMVRWPVNYRLSNAKKQALHAVMGIWMVSFILSTLPSIGWHNNGERYYARGCQFIVSKIGLGFGVCFSLLLLGGIVMGLVCVAITFYQTLWARPRRARQARRAGGGGGVKGGGPGGLGTRPAFEVPAIVVEDARGKRRSSLDGSESAKTSLQVTNLVSAIVFLYDSLTGVPILVVSFFSLKSDSAPPWMVLAVLWCSMAQTLLLPSFIWSCERYRADVRTVWEQCVAIMSEEDGDDDGGCDDYADSRVCKVRFDANGATGPGGRDPTQVKLLPGRHMLFPPLERIHYLQVPLSRRLSHDETNIFSTPRAPGSFLHKWSSSDDIRVLPAQSRALGGPPEYLGRRRRLEEEEDDEEAEGGGLASLRQFLEGGVLGAGGGPSRGPGFFREEITTFIDETPLPSPTASPGPSPRRPRPLGLSPRRLSLGCPDSGAIGLPLGLSSGRRCSLTGGEGNTRAWGGSWGPGNSIFPQLTL; encoded by the exons ATGGCTcggggcggggcaggggtggATGAGGCCTCCTTGCGCTCCAATGCCTTGTCCTGGCTGGCGTGCGGGCTGCTGGCACTGCTGGCCAATGCCTGGATCATCCTCAGCATCTCGGCCAAGCAGCAGAAGCACAAGCCGCTGGAGTTGCTGCTCTGCTTCTTGGCGGGCACGCACATCCTCATGGCGGCCGTGCCGCTCACCACCTTCGCCGTGGTGCAGCTCCGGCGCCAGGCGTCCTCCGACTATGACTGGAATGAGAGCATCTGCAAAGTCTTCGTGTCCACCTACTACACCCTGGCCCTGGCCACCTGCTTCACGGTCGCCTCGCTCTCCTACCACCGCATGTGGATGGTGCGCTGGCCCGTCAACTACCGCCTCAGCAACGCCAAGAAGCAGGCGCTGCACGCCGTCATGGGCATCTGGATGGTCAGCTTCATCCTCTCCACGCTGCCCTCCATCGGCTGGCACAACAACGGCGAGCGCTACTATGCCCGCGGCTGCCAGTTCATAGTCTCCAAGATTGGCCTGGGCTTTGGCGTCTGCTTCAGCCTCTTGCTCCTTGGGGGCATCGTCATGGGGCTGGTCTGCGTGGCCATCACCTTCTACCAGACCCTGTGGGCCCGGCCCCGGAGGGCTCGACAGGCCCGGAGAGCGGGGGGTGGTGGCGGGGTCAAGGGGGGTGGACCAGGGGGACTGGGGACCCGGCCAGCCTTTGAGGTGCCAGCCATCGTGGTGGAGGATGCCCGAGGGAAGCGACGGTCCTCGCTGGATGGCTCTGAGTCTGCCAAGACATCACTGCAGGTCACCAACTTGGTCAGCGCCATCGTCTTTCTCTATGACTCGCTCACAGGGGTGCCCATCTTG GTGGTGAGCTTCTTCTCCCTTAAGTCGGACTCTGCTCCCCCGTGGATGGTGCTGGCTGTGCTGTGGTGCTCCATGGCACAGACGCTGCTGCTGCCCTCCTTCATCTGGTCCTGCGAGCGCTACCGCGCCGACGTGCGCACAGTGTGGGAGCAGTGTGTGGCCATCATGTCCGAGGAGGATGGCGATGACG ATGGGGGCTGTGATGACTATGCAGATAGCCGAGTGTGCAAGGTTCGCTTTGATGCCAATGGGGCCACAGGACCAGGGGGCCGGGACCCCACCCAGGTGAAACTGCTGCCTGGAAGGCACATGCTCTTTCCCCCCCTTGAGAGGATCCACTACTTACAG GTCCCTCTGTCCCGCCGTCTGTCCCACGATGAGACCAACATCTTCTCCACCCCTCGGGCACCAGGCTCCTTCCTGCACAAGTGGTCGTCCTCCGATGACATTCGGGTCCTCCCGGCCCAGAGCAGGGCCCTGGGGGGCCCTCCTGAGTACCTGGGACGTCGCCGCAggctggaggaggaagaggatgacGAGGAGGCTGAAGGCGGGGGGCTGGCCAGCCTCCGCCAGTTCCTGGAGGGTGGGGttctgggggcaggtgggggaccCTCGCGGGGTCCCGGCTTCTTCCGGGAGGAGATCACCACCTTCATTGATGAGACACCTCTGCCTTCTCCGACTGCCTCGCCAGGGCCTTCTCCTCGCCGGCCCAGGCCGCTGGGCCTGTCACCCCGCCGACTCTCCCTTGGGTGCCCTGACAGTGGGGCCATTGGACTTCCTCTGGGGCTAAGTTCAGGGAGACGCTGCTCCCTGACAGGGGGCGAGGGGAACACAAGGGCGTGGGGAGGATCCTGGGGTCCAGGCAACTCCATCTTCCCCCAGCTGACACTATGA
- the P3H3 gene encoding prolyl 3-hydroxylase 3, with translation MLRLLRLLLLLLLQPPPGSPEPPGLASLSPGAPPQAPDLLYAEGLRAYAAGAWAPAVALLREALRSQAALGRARRDCGAHCAVEPGAALPTSLPGYRGPDSEPRQVQGSWERLLLRATLRRAECLTQCAARKLGPGGAARLRVRGALRAAFHRREPYNYLQRAYYQLKKLDLAVAAAHTFFVANPTHLQMREDMAKYRRMSRVQPQSFRDLETPPHWAAYDAALELLGRQEAGLALPRLEEALQESLAQLESCRASCEGPEEQQREEEEEGAGSQGGLYEAIAGHWIRVLQCRQRCVGDTATRPGRSSPVPDFLPRQLRWLHEAHAQAGNLSQAMENALSVLLFYPEDEAANEALRGYQAQLGGPRPGLGPREDIQRFVLRSLGEKRQLYYAMEHLGTAFQDPDPWTPMALIPEALREKLREDQEKRPWDHEPPQPQPLTHWKDTLLLEGVTLTQDARQLNGSERAVMDGLLTTAECGLLLQLAKDAAGAGARSGYRGRRSPHTPHEHFEGLTVLKAAQLARAGTVGSQGAKLLLEVSERVRTLTQAYFSPERPLHLSFSHLVCRSAIEGEQEQRMDLSHPVHADNCILDPDTGECWREPPAYTYRDYSGLLYLNDDFQGGDLFFTEPNALTVTARVRPRCGRLVAFSSGGENPHGVWAVTRGRRCALALWHTWAPEHREQEWTEAKELLQEPEEAEEEEEEMPSRAPSPEPPGRGLQRVQDKARAREEL, from the exons ATGCTCCGGCTCCTCCGCTTGttgctactgctgctgctgcagccTCCCCCGGGATCCCCTGAGCCCCCAGGCCTGGCCTCGCTGTCCCCGGGGGCGCCGCCCCAGGCCCCGGACTTGCTCTACGCCGAAGGGCTGCGCGCCTACGCCGCGGGAGCTTGGGCGCCGGCCGTGGCGCTGCTGCGGGAAGCGCTGCGCAGCCAGGCGGCGCTGGGCCGCGCGCGGCGGGACTGCGGGGCGCACTGCGCCGTCGAGCCGGGGGCCGCGCTCCCCACCTCGCTCCCGGGATACCGGGGGCCGGACTCGGAGCCCCGCCAGGTGCAGGGGTCCTGGGAGCGGCTGCTCCTGCGCGCCACGCTCCGCCGCGCCGAGTGCCTGACCCAGTGCGCGGCGCGGAAGCTCGGCCCGGGGGGCGCGGCGCGGCTCCGCGTGCGGGGCGCGCTGCGGGCCGCCTTCCACCGCCGGGAGCCCTACAACTACTTGCAAAGGGCTTACTACCAG CTGAAGAAGCTGGACCTGGCGGTGGCAGCAGCACACACCTTCTTCGTAGCGAACCCAACACACCTGCAGATGCGGGAGGACATGGCCAAGTACCGCCGGATGTCCCGGGTTCAGCCCCAGAGCTTCCGGGACCTGGAGACCCCCCCGCACTGG GCAGCCTATGACGCGGCGCTGGAGCTGCTGGGGCGCCAGGAGGCAGGGCTGGCCCTGCCCAGGCTGGAGGAGGCTCTGCAGGAGAGCCTGGCCCAGCTGGAGAGCTGCAGGGCCAGCTGCGAGGGGCCCGAGGAGCAGcagcgggaggaggaggaggaaggggccgGCAGCCAGGGGGGCCTCTACGAGGCTATTGCAG GGCACTGGATTCGGGTCCTGCAGTGCCGGCAACGCTGCGTGGGGGACACAGCCACACGTCCTGGTCGCAGCTCTCCTGTCCCCGACTTCCTTCCCCGCCAGCTGAGGTGGCTGCACGAGGCCCATGCACAGG CGGGGAATCTGTCCCAGGCGATGGAAAATGCCCTGAGTGTGCTGCTCTTCTACCCGGAGGACGAGGCTGCCAACGAGGCTCTGAGGGGATACCAGGCCCAGCTGGGGGGGCCCAGACCCGGCCTCGGGCCCAGGGAG GACATCCAGCGCTTTGTCCTTCGATCCCTGGGGGAGAAGAGGCAGCTCTACTACGCCATGGAGCACTTGGGGACCGCCTTCCAGGACCCG GATCCCTGGACCCCGATGGCTCTCATCCCGGAGGCACTTAGAGAAAAGCTCAG AGAGGATCAGGAGAAGAGGCCTTGGGACCATGAGCCTCCGCAGCCGCAGCCCTTGACCCACTGGAAGG ACACGCTTCTCCTGGAGGGAGTGACCCTGACCCAGGACGCGAGGCAGCTGAATGGCTCAGAGCGGGCGGTGATGGATGGGCTGCTCACCACGGCCGAGTGTGGGCTGCTGCTGCAGCTGGCCAAG GAtgcagctggggctggggcccgGTCTGGCTATCGTGGTCGCCGTTCTCCTCACACCCCCCATGAGCACTTCGAGGGGCTCACAGTGCTCAAGGCTGCGCAG CTGGCCCGGGCTGGCACGGTGGGCAGCCAGGGCGCTAAGCTGCTTCTGGAGGTGAGCGAGCGTGTGCGGACCTTGACACAGGCCTACTTCTCCCCGGAACGGCCCCTGCATCTTTCCTTCTCCCACCTGGTGTGCCGCAGCGCCATCGAAG GAGAGCAGGAGCAGCGCATGGACCTGAGTCACCCGGTGCACGCAGACAACTGCATCCTGGACCCCGACACGGGAGAGTGCTGGCGGGAGCCCCCAGCGTACACCTATCGAGACTACAG TGGACTCCTCTACCTCAATGATGACTTCCAGGGCGGGGACCTGTTCTTCACGGAGCCCAACGCCCTCACCGTCACG GCTCGGGTTCGCCCCCGCTGCGGACGCCTGGTGGCCTTCAGCTCCGGCGGGGAGAATCCCCACGGCGTGTGGGCCGTGACGCGGGGCCGGCGCTGCGCCCTGGCACTGTGGCACACGTGGGCGCCTGAGCACAGGGAGCAG gagtgGACAGAAGCCAAAGAGCTGCTGCAGGAGCCAGAGGAGGccgaggaagaggaggaggaaatgcCCAGCAGAGCGCCCTCCCCAGAGCCCCCCGGCCGCGGGCTTCAGCGGGTCCAAGACAAGGCCCGGGCCCGGGAGGAGCTGTGA